In the Adlercreutzia equolifaciens DSM 19450 genome, one interval contains:
- a CDS encoding FAD-dependent oxidoreductase: MSETHVHGIDEANMERRTFLKGSMTAAALLGAAGMFGCAPNAAKQEGMKQEEAETADMPDTGAVDPTAEYECWLPPQGEVAFESEPVTDIAQTEDWDVVIVGMGAAGSAAAAYASANGLKTLVVEKMSVPAANPGDIFVINSKVQEQHQFPCPTFKDFMEALMTSSAYRANGPKLAALYHHSGEAFDWLYDNALVPAGIEAEPTFPAFPGIMMEGWTRCVNANITWVGGRNQRQADVHKSIADLALAQGAEIRFDTPAVQLVQDGNGAVTGVVVKGSDGAYTQLNASKGVLLATGGYAANMERMKKYMRPRDYATIAAVQFANVGVTGDGHEMGLAVGAAEDDAPHSALLNSYGIVDAHMMGIPALFIPWIRVNEQGRRFVNEEVPVSMLGGAIINQTHGRCWTVLDANYPQAAAQLKTAYLSNDPTIADGSVAVIGQMIEEGALIQADTVEELAEKMGVDAATLKETFERTTRDAASGVDTLFEKEFLYPLDTPPFYAIHEGSTLLSTCSGLHTDEVARVVTPEGDVIPGLYAIGECAGGLWAGGMYTHHVYGGDWAAAITFAYLAVQDLLAA, encoded by the coding sequence ATGAGTGAGACGCACGTGCATGGCATCGATGAGGCGAATATGGAGCGGCGGACGTTCCTGAAAGGATCGATGACGGCAGCGGCCCTTTTGGGTGCCGCGGGTATGTTCGGCTGTGCGCCGAATGCTGCTAAGCAGGAAGGGATGAAGCAGGAAGAGGCCGAGACTGCGGACATGCCCGATACGGGCGCCGTGGATCCGACGGCCGAGTACGAGTGCTGGTTGCCACCCCAAGGTGAGGTGGCGTTCGAGTCCGAGCCCGTGACTGACATCGCCCAGACGGAAGACTGGGATGTGGTTATCGTCGGCATGGGGGCGGCTGGTTCGGCCGCCGCAGCCTATGCGTCTGCAAACGGGCTTAAGACGCTGGTGGTGGAGAAGATGAGCGTCCCTGCTGCCAATCCCGGGGATATTTTCGTTATCAACTCGAAGGTTCAGGAGCAGCACCAGTTTCCCTGTCCGACCTTCAAGGACTTCATGGAGGCCCTCATGACCTCGAGTGCCTATCGGGCCAACGGGCCAAAGCTCGCGGCGCTCTATCATCACAGCGGAGAGGCGTTCGACTGGCTCTACGACAACGCGCTGGTGCCGGCGGGCATCGAGGCCGAGCCGACGTTCCCCGCCTTCCCCGGGATCATGATGGAGGGTTGGACGCGCTGCGTCAACGCCAACATCACGTGGGTTGGGGGACGCAACCAGCGGCAGGCTGACGTCCACAAATCCATTGCCGACCTCGCTTTGGCCCAAGGTGCAGAGATTCGCTTCGACACGCCTGCCGTGCAGCTTGTGCAAGACGGGAACGGCGCAGTGACCGGTGTTGTCGTGAAGGGGAGCGACGGCGCGTATACGCAGCTTAACGCGTCGAAGGGAGTCCTGTTGGCGACGGGCGGCTATGCGGCGAACATGGAGCGCATGAAGAAGTACATGCGCCCGCGCGATTACGCCACGATTGCCGCCGTGCAATTCGCCAACGTCGGTGTGACCGGCGACGGGCACGAGATGGGCCTTGCGGTAGGAGCCGCGGAAGACGACGCGCCCCATTCGGCCCTACTCAACAGCTACGGTATAGTCGATGCGCATATGATGGGCATCCCGGCCCTCTTCATTCCCTGGATTCGCGTGAACGAACAAGGTCGCCGTTTCGTGAACGAGGAGGTGCCCGTCAGCATGCTCGGTGGCGCCATTATCAACCAGACCCACGGACGTTGCTGGACGGTTCTCGATGCCAATTATCCCCAAGCGGCCGCACAGCTCAAAACGGCCTATCTGTCCAACGATCCAACTATCGCCGATGGGTCGGTGGCGGTGATCGGGCAGATGATCGAGGAGGGCGCTTTGATTCAGGCCGACACGGTGGAGGAGCTCGCGGAGAAGATGGGCGTCGACGCTGCGACTCTGAAGGAAACGTTCGAGCGCACCACGCGCGATGCAGCGAGCGGCGTCGACACGCTGTTCGAGAAGGAGTTCCTCTATCCGCTCGATACGCCGCCGTTCTACGCTATCCACGAGGGCTCGACGCTGCTCAGCACGTGTAGCGGCCTGCATACCGACGAGGTCGCCCGAGTTGTCACGCCCGAGGGAGATGTCATTCCCGGTCTCTACGCGATTGGCGAATGCGCCGGTGGTCTGTGGGCTGGCGGTATGTACACCCATCATGTCTATGGCGGTGATTGGGCTGCTGCCATCACCTTCGCCTATCTAGCTGTTCAGGATCTTCTAGCTGCTTAG
- a CDS encoding SulP family inorganic anion transporter, which yields MIVEAMKGYRAADLPKDAVAGLVIAALSIPIAMGYAEVVGLPAIYGLWASIVAPLAFGLLTGTRRVVFGMDSAAAAMTASMLAAAGIVGQDAIAAAMPLLTLLTALFLLLLGWAGAGRLIRRMPLPVMHGFIFGIAITVVIGQIPLLLGTTADTSGTIVSKVAAIASCLPGASWACAVVSALCIAGMYLLKRFFPKVPSAIVVLVAAALLCNGLAAAGLPIVFLLQVSGTLPHIATVLPEGLDIVALLLAAFAIAVVVSLESLLCVEAFSAGDAPAPSPDGEMRTFGLANAFVGLIGCPPCSASMSRTAAGIASGSLSQMASVFSALIVAVVAFAAGSFMGFLPRCALSAIVVVALLDIVDFGKITTYAFKTRREFMVFAASAALVVLLGAVAGILGGFILALALRAGREKIDTSGPELLGAVPYKPDDLPAKKDIEVGYALGTVKLSGDLSFMNIAKAQEEIEAAAAGNEALILKLSKLDTIDTTAADKLDETLDSLMARGVHVKLVRPIKETSDHYTRYELRRLMQDFKFYPSVRTAMHSLAEEYAAGMEPQRPDTWLADAPAPRRLRKVKAEISIIDGDRPVVAIAGLRNHAGDVVDSDGAPFLEDIRGKLSFLQSRRAFQFAADYLEGAARGRADENGHFFSKLLLWDEVTGEVVLDYRGGAMRICRDEAVAVALMEPIDRTIREFALAQ from the coding sequence ATGATTGTTGAGGCCATGAAGGGCTATCGAGCGGCCGATCTGCCGAAGGACGCCGTCGCGGGCCTGGTTATCGCCGCGCTTTCCATCCCCATTGCTATGGGCTATGCGGAGGTGGTGGGGCTGCCGGCCATCTATGGCCTGTGGGCCTCCATCGTGGCGCCGCTCGCCTTCGGGCTGCTCACCGGCACGCGCCGCGTGGTCTTCGGCATGGATTCGGCCGCCGCCGCTATGACCGCCTCGATGCTCGCCGCTGCCGGCATCGTCGGCCAGGACGCCATCGCCGCCGCCATGCCCCTGCTCACGCTTCTCACGGCGCTGTTCCTTCTGCTGCTTGGCTGGGCGGGGGCAGGGCGACTCATCCGCCGCATGCCGCTGCCGGTCATGCACGGGTTCATATTCGGCATCGCGATCACGGTGGTCATCGGCCAGATCCCGCTGCTTCTGGGCACGACGGCCGACACCTCCGGCACCATTGTGTCGAAGGTCGCCGCCATTGCCTCGTGCCTGCCGGGCGCCTCGTGGGCCTGCGCGGTGGTGTCGGCCTTGTGCATCGCCGGCATGTACCTCCTGAAGCGCTTCTTCCCGAAAGTGCCCTCGGCCATCGTGGTGCTCGTCGCGGCCGCTCTGCTGTGCAACGGGCTTGCGGCGGCGGGGCTTCCCATCGTCTTTCTCCTGCAGGTGTCGGGCACGCTTCCCCATATCGCGACGGTGCTGCCCGAGGGTCTCGACATCGTGGCGCTGCTCCTGGCCGCCTTCGCCATCGCGGTGGTGGTGTCGCTGGAATCCCTGCTGTGCGTCGAGGCGTTCTCGGCGGGCGACGCCCCCGCGCCGTCCCCCGACGGCGAGATGCGCACCTTCGGTCTGGCCAACGCGTTCGTGGGCCTCATCGGCTGCCCGCCGTGCTCGGCCTCCATGTCGCGCACGGCCGCCGGCATCGCCTCGGGCTCCCTCTCCCAGATGGCGAGCGTGTTCTCGGCCCTCATCGTGGCCGTGGTCGCCTTCGCTGCCGGCTCGTTTATGGGCTTTCTGCCCCGCTGCGCTTTGTCGGCCATCGTCGTGGTGGCCCTGCTCGACATCGTCGACTTCGGGAAGATCACCACTTACGCCTTCAAAACGCGCCGTGAGTTCATGGTCTTTGCCGCCTCGGCGGCCCTCGTCGTTTTGCTCGGCGCCGTGGCGGGCATTCTGGGCGGCTTCATTTTGGCGCTCGCCCTGCGTGCCGGCCGCGAGAAGATCGACACCTCCGGCCCCGAGCTTCTGGGCGCGGTGCCCTACAAGCCCGACGACCTGCCGGCGAAGAAGGACATCGAGGTGGGCTACGCGCTCGGCACGGTGAAGCTCTCGGGCGACTTGTCCTTCATGAACATCGCGAAGGCCCAGGAGGAGATAGAGGCGGCCGCCGCCGGCAACGAGGCCCTCATCCTGAAGCTGTCGAAGCTCGACACCATCGACACGACCGCCGCCGACAAGCTGGACGAGACGCTGGATTCCCTCATGGCGCGCGGCGTGCACGTGAAGCTCGTGCGACCCATCAAGGAGACGAGCGACCACTATACCCGCTACGAGCTGCGCCGGCTCATGCAGGACTTCAAGTTCTACCCGTCGGTGCGCACGGCCATGCACTCGCTGGCCGAGGAGTATGCGGCCGGCATGGAGCCCCAACGCCCCGACACCTGGCTCGCCGATGCGCCGGCGCCGCGCCGGTTGCGGAAGGTGAAGGCTGAGATTTCCATCATTGATGGCGATCGCCCGGTGGTGGCCATCGCCGGCTTGCGCAACCACGCCGGCGACGTCGTGGACTCCGACGGCGCTCCCTTCCTGGAGGATATTCGCGGCAAGCTGTCGTTTCTGCAGTCCCGCCGCGCCTTCCAGTTCGCCGCCGACTATTTGGAAGGGGCCGCGCGCGGGCGGGCCGACGAGAACGGGCACTTCTTCTCGAAGCTGCTTTTGTGGGACGAGGTGACCGGCGAGGTGGTACTCGACTACCGCGGCGGCGCTATGCGAATCTGCCGCGACGAGGCGGTGGCCGTGGCCCTCATGGAGCCCATCGACCGCACCATCCGCGAGTTCGCCCTGGCGCAGTGA
- a CDS encoding helix-turn-helix transcriptional regulator yields the protein MTDGREEPSASYKLGNGWVILHWCANLTIILTGFTFIPARINAQPDGQVFIVWAIVQVAVLVVLGMASQFAVMRPLSMENWASPLRMCVLFLAGIAWYFAAHAIVPALGGFWLIETIPSAALLSVASAMGFLYIVDYCRATSETDFWKHAVPGSLIAAFVVFFPIERFPLVGSALCCLVSLVWYIAHRRLSSSLTEYETVLPEGAEDRRRLPMVLGSTTALLFAGGMICPIVMNPTSLASASYTMLYILSLLSLTIILTITPALGCLRSIYSYAKVCAVLSALAYCFLVFAGDALVGATAAVLLGAFTVNVSMMFYVLSQCLGDPRARSLRFWGAALLVFLAFFLGIALASMAIHASGDRDIDRFVVLSLCSYLFFIVCFRESWSFQKPQALAVKRIAVTPLLANSLENELHGRCQAIADVYQLTDRETEVLTCLSEGWSIPAAAQRLMVSQDTVRTHVKHIYAKIGIHSRDDLVEIIKMPDESLLPKSG from the coding sequence ATGACTGATGGTCGTGAGGAGCCTTCGGCTTCCTATAAGCTGGGGAATGGCTGGGTTATTCTCCATTGGTGCGCCAATCTGACCATTATCCTTACGGGTTTCACGTTCATTCCTGCTCGGATCAACGCGCAGCCAGACGGGCAGGTCTTCATCGTTTGGGCGATCGTCCAAGTTGCAGTGCTCGTTGTTCTGGGCATGGCCTCGCAATTTGCGGTCATGCGGCCGCTTTCCATGGAGAACTGGGCTTCGCCATTGCGCATGTGCGTCCTGTTCCTTGCCGGTATCGCGTGGTATTTCGCTGCCCATGCCATTGTGCCAGCTTTGGGTGGATTCTGGCTCATTGAGACCATTCCCTCCGCCGCGCTCCTATCTGTCGCATCGGCTATGGGGTTCCTGTACATTGTCGATTACTGTCGGGCCACTTCCGAGACCGATTTCTGGAAGCATGCCGTCCCCGGATCTCTTATCGCCGCCTTTGTGGTGTTCTTTCCCATTGAGAGGTTCCCTCTCGTTGGTTCCGCTCTCTGCTGCCTGGTTTCCCTCGTGTGGTACATCGCGCATCGACGTCTCTCTTCCTCTTTGACGGAATACGAGACGGTATTGCCAGAGGGAGCCGAGGATCGACGTCGGCTTCCCATGGTGCTGGGATCGACGACCGCGCTGTTGTTCGCCGGTGGAATGATCTGCCCCATTGTGATGAATCCCACGAGTTTGGCGAGTGCGAGCTATACGATGCTCTATATTCTTTCGCTGCTCTCGCTGACCATCATCTTGACGATTACCCCAGCTCTTGGATGCCTACGGAGCATCTATTCTTACGCGAAGGTCTGCGCTGTCCTGTCGGCATTGGCTTACTGCTTTCTGGTATTTGCCGGCGATGCCTTGGTGGGGGCGACTGCCGCTGTACTGCTAGGCGCGTTTACGGTCAACGTGAGCATGATGTTTTATGTGCTCAGCCAGTGCCTTGGCGATCCCCGTGCGCGGTCTCTGCGATTCTGGGGTGCGGCGCTTCTCGTGTTCCTCGCGTTTTTTCTCGGAATTGCCCTCGCGTCGATGGCGATACATGCGTCGGGTGACAGGGACATCGATCGGTTCGTGGTTCTCTCGCTCTGCTCGTACCTGTTCTTTATCGTCTGCTTTCGTGAATCGTGGTCGTTCCAGAAGCCCCAGGCACTCGCTGTGAAGCGTATTGCCGTGACGCCGCTTTTGGCTAACTCCCTCGAGAATGAGCTCCATGGACGCTGTCAGGCCATAGCGGATGTCTACCAGCTGACCGATCGGGAGACCGAGGTTCTTACTTGCTTGAGCGAAGGGTGGAGCATTCCCGCGGCGGCTCAGCGCCTGATGGTCTCGCAGGATACCGTGCGCACCCATGTAAAGCACATCTATGCCAAGATCGGCATCCATTCCCGCGATGATTTGGTCGAAATCATTAAAATGCCTGATGAGAGCCTTCTCCCCAAATCTGGGTGA